GCGATTCAGCCTGATCGTCGCTATGTCCATGCTCCTGAGCTGGGGCTTTCGCGGGTGTGGAAACTGGAACCTGGGCCGGGCCAGAGGCATCACGCTCTGTTTTATTGGTTTCTGGATCTGGGCGATTCTCGGCGCGCTGACGGCCGATGTTCCGGGGCCCGCCTGGTTTTTTGTTGAAGAGGTTGCACGAATTCTGCTGCCCTTTCTGGTCGGCATCACCAGCATCCGAAGTGTCAGCGATCTGCGAAAACTGGTGTGGGTGATTGTTCTTTGCGAAGGCTACGTCTGCTTTGAAATGAATATGTGGTACTTTCGTGGCTACAACTACTTGTGGCACGTTGGTTTCGCTGGCATGGATAACAATTCCGTAGCGATTGGTTTTGTGGCCGTCCTCGGATTATGCATTTTCCTGTTCTTCTCCGCAGAGAATCTGCTACAACGAGTCGTTGTCGTGGTCTGTGCTGCATTCATCGCGCATGCGATTCAGTTCTCGTTTTCCCGTGGAGCCATGCTGGCGGCGGTGCTTACCTCGGGCATCTGCTTCTTCATCATGCAGAAAACGACTCGCCACTATGTCTTGTTCGGTGGCGGACTGTTACTGGCACTGATGGTGGCAGGACCACAGGTGCGGGAACGTTTCCTGCAGACGTTTGAAAAGAAGGATGGCAAGTACGAAGCCTCCGCGCAAAGCCGACTCGACCTCTGGAAAGACTGTTACACGCTGTTTAAACGCGACCCGATTATGGGATGCGGGCCAAACCACTGGCCGCTGCACGCAGAGAGTTTTGGATGGACACCTTACAAGGAAGCACACAGTCTCTGGGTGCAGACTGCCACAGAGATGGGAATACCCGGGATCAGTTTGCTGGCGGGATTCTATGTTCTTTGCATCTGGCGGTGTTTCTGGATGCTGAGATCACTCACACCGGAAGATGACCCTTTGCTTGCAGACTTCGCCCGAATGACGATTGCCTCGTTATGTGGATTCGGAGTGGCTGCCCAGTTTGTGAGCCTCGAAACACTTGAGATTCCCTACTACGTCAATCTGGTTGGGGCGGGTACGCTGATGCTGCATTCTCGACAGCGTCGCGAGCGTGGTCGCATGATGGAACCCAATTCTTACGCGATTGCCGAACCTGCAACGACCGGGTTTTCGAATGCCGGATTCTCTACGGCGATGAATGTCGATGCAGCAGACGTATTTTCGAATGCGGAACCCCGGCCATCATTTGATCGCTCTGGATTCTTTAACGTCGAAACTGAGTCATGGGCGACAGGATCGACACATGCTGCAGATTGGCGAGATCAGATACAGCCCGGAGATCAGATGAATCAGGCATTGGATGATTCCACATCACCGAGTTTGACTGTTGCCCTGAATGAATTTGAGACAAGCGATGGGCAGAGCGACTTTTCACATCCTGACAGTCGCGTGGGGATCCTCAATTGACAGCATTTTAAGATGAGGGAGCGGATCTCTGTCGAGTACTTTTCGACCTGGCCCGGCTGCCTGAATTGTCCATGGCACCCTGTTCAGCCGGACACGGTTTGAACGCACCGACGCGCGATGAAACAGTCGTGTCAGTGGTTCTCTTCTGCTGGCGGAGCCCGGGTGGGCCTCCGGCAAAGGTGGCAGGATTGCCACAGTTGGAGAAACTATCGAATTGTGTATGGCGGACCGTGTCAGGCAAACCGCCGGAGACACGAACACGAGATACGTTTCCATTGGTCGGGCTTTCCGATTTACGAGTAATTACCAGCAGCAGTTCAGCAAAGAATTTTCATGAAGCCCGTTCGGGATTTATTGAAGCACTCCTCCATCTATGCCATCGGTCAGATCCTGACCCGGATGGCGTCGGTGATGTTGTTGCCGCTGTATACGAACAAACTCTCCCCGGCTGATTACGGGGTGACTGCAATTCTTGATCTCACGTCGTCTATCCTCGCCCTTCTGATCGGTAGCGGGATGGCGACGGCAGTAACACGTTCTCATTTTGATGACGATAGTGAGTCACACCGGGATCGCGTTTGGTGGACAGGGCTTGCATTTGTTTCCGTCGCGGCGTTGTGTGTATTGGGGCCGCTTTGGCTTGGGCGTCAATGGCTGTCTGATTTGACGCTGGGACACTCTCAAATTGACGGCGCCTGGTTTTATTCCCTGACTTTAATGACGACATGGGCATACGTAATCGGGAATGTCTGTGATACCTATCTGCGAGTTCAGAAGTGGTCCGGCACGTTCGTGCTGATTTCGCTGTTGAGACTTCTGCTGAATATTGGACTGAATGTGTGGTTCCTCGTTGGGCTGGAAATGGGGATTCGGGGATTGCTGCTTGGCAACCTGATTGCCTCTGTCCTTTACACTGTTGCACTGCTTTCGGTATTCGTACGCACACGAGGTCGAGTGACTATCGATATGCGGGTTGCGAAACAGATGTTCCGGTTTAGCGCGCCTCTTGTCGTGACCGGGCTGCTTTGCATGCTGATGCATGAGTCCGATCGATACGTTGTGCGAATGTATGGCAGCATGGAACAGGTTGGTGTTTATTCGCTGGCTCATAAGATTGGGTTTGCCGTCCATACACTTTGTTTGATGCCATTCATTTCTATCTGGCACGTTGCAATTTACGACATCGAACGCCAGCCGAATGCAAAGAACCTCTTCTCCCGAATCTTCACCGGTTTTGTGAGCGGCCTGGGAGTGCTCTTGCTCGGGGCTTCTTTGATCGTTCACCCTGTTCTCCCTTTGCTGACTCCCGACGCCTACGGCGATGCAATTGAATTGGTCTCTGTAATTCTCCTGGGTTTCTTTTTCTTTGGTTTACAGATTCAGTTTGAGGTTCCCGCGTTATTGTCCAAGCGGACGCAGTTGATGGTACCGGGCAGTGTGCTTGGGGTTATTGTAAACATTGCTGGCAATCTGCTGCTCGTACCCGTGATGGGTGTTTGGGGAGCGGCCTGGATTGGCGTTGCGACCTATGCGGTGTCTTCGCTGACGATTTACGCCATGTGTCGCAACGTTTACCGAATTGAGTATCCGTGGACACGAAGTCTTCTGACCATCGCAGGACTGGTGGCGACTTACTTGTCTGTGCGGTTCGGAGTCTTTCCAAAGACTGGCTTTTGGGGCCAGGTTGCCGTGTCCATTGCTGTTTGCGCTGTCTGGGCTTCTGCCCTGGTGGGAAAGGATCTCCTGGAATGGTGGCAATCCCGGCAGGAATCCTCCGTTGATGTCATTGAACACAGCAAGGTCCCCGGTCCATCCAGAGATCTGACAAGGGTCTGAAACGTACGGCACCGTCTCGTTGTCAGAGCAAGCGTTTTCATGCGACGACTACTTAAAACGATTTGTAACTGCCTGTGCGGTCTTGTAGTTGCCCCGGCGGTTGTCCTGTTTCGTCTGCAGAGCCAGATGGGGCAGCGAGATGCGTTCTGCGGCTGGATGCAGTTTCTGAGCCTGTTGCCCGGTCGCATGGGCGTGTTGCTTCGGCATGCATTCTTACGATGCACATCGGGCGGGTGTGGAAAGGATGCTCACGTTGGCTTTGGAACACTATTTTCGCATGCCGGTGTTTCAATCGGCGCTCGTTCTTACATCGGAAACGCCTGCTCTATTGGTGAAGTGACTATCGAAGACGATGTCCTGATTGCCTCTCATGTATCGATCATGAATGGTTGCCAGCAGCATGGCACAGAACGACTCGATGTGCCGATCCGTGAACAGGCTGGTGTCTACCTTCCTGTTACGATTGGTCAGAACTCATGGATTGGTGAACGGGCGATTGTGGCGGCAAGCGTTGGAAGGCACTGCATCATCGGGGCGGGCTCATTGATCCTCAAACCTGTTCCCGACTTCTGTGTTGCAGTGGGGGTGCCAGCAAGAGTTGTTCGCGATCGCCGAGTCACTGTGCATGGGCCGATGGCCGAATCGGACGACACGCTTGAAGAACAGATCGTGTCCGATGTGGAAATCACAATTGGCGAAATGAATTCCGTCGGACGATTGCGAAATGAGGGTCTGCCGTTGAAAGACTGTCCTGCCGATTGAATGTTGGAACAGTTCGTGGCAGGATATACTACGTAAGCATCTGATTCTTCAGATACTTTCGCCTGCTTTCTCCCCACATGTTCTGCCCAATTGCTTCAGGTCCTGCCGTGAAGAACCCTTTCATCGCCTTTGCCTGCCTAGGCCTTACGACTGCAGCCGTCTTCTTTGCGATGCTGCATGAGAATGCCGGGGATTCCGCTCCGACTCCTCCTCCGGCTGCCCAATCGCAAACTGAGCCGGTTGATGGCGCTACTGACCCCTCCTCTTCGACGGAGGCGCCGGTGCTGGTTGACGAGCCGGTTTCCAAAGATCCACGCCTCAAAGGAATGGTCTGGGTGCCGGGAGGAAGCTTTGAAATGGGGAGTAGGGATGGTGCGCCAGACGAGATGCCAGTGCATACAGTTCAGTTGGATGGATTCTGGATGGACAAGTATGAAGTCACGAATCGGGACTTTCAGGCGTTCGTAGATGCAACCGGATACGTAACGACGGCGGAGCAACCTCCGAAACTCAGAAGCATTGATCCTGAGTCAAATCTGAAAGACATCGCTATTCTCGAAGAATTTAATCAACCCGGGTCCATCTGCAGTTTGCAGCTTTCAAGCCGGGACGACATTGATCCGGAGAAAGGCGCCTACAGCTGGTGGCAGTACGTTGCGGGGGCCGATTGGAAGCATCCGGAGGGTAAGGAATCCAACATCGACGATCGTCAGAATCACCCTGTTGTTCACGTCAGCTGGCTGGATGTGCAGGAATACTGTCAGTGGGCAGGCAAAACGCTGCCATCGGAAGCTCAATGGGAGTACGCAGCTCGAGGAGGCCGACAGAACCAGACGTATCCGTGGGGAAAAGAACGAAATCCCGATGGCAAGTGGCTTCATAACATCTGGCAGGGAGAGTTCCCTGTCACCAACACCGAGGCGGACGGGTTCAGGCAGACGTCGCCAGTTGGGGCCTTCCCTGCCAACGAATTCGGCTTATTTGACATGTCGGGAAATGTTTGGGAGTGGTGTGCCGACTACTATCAACCGGCCTACTACACCGAAAGTCCGATTCGTAATCCTCCCGGTCCATCGAAAAGCTTTGATCCCCAGGAACCGGGCATTATCAAGCGCGTTCAGCGGGGGGGATCGTTCATGTGCAGCGAGCAATACTGCGTCGGCTATCGGGTTTCATCCCGCATGAAGGGCGAACAGGACACCGGTGCATTTCATACCGGATTCCGATGTGTTGTGACACCAGAAATGCTCAAATCCACACTGGTCAGCAGCACACCATGATTCTGCGCGGGAAACCTTTCTCATTCCCTGTTGCGAGCGCATGACGAAAGCACCTTTGTCCCCGTGGGCAGGGAAGGTGCTTTCTGCATTTTGCCAGGCGCGCGACTTCGGCATGTGGTTGAATGAATCAGCCAGCCAAAACGCGGAGACTTCTGAGTAATCCGCACATATGGCGCGGATCGTCAGTGCGTCAAATAACGCCACCATGAACGCGGTATGGCGTCGACAAGTCCGGCAGCTCAAGCCCCCAGATGCGTTCCCAGATTTCCGGGATGTGTCGCATACTTTCTGAGGAATAAATCAGCTGACGTGCACGAATGTC
This genomic interval from Planctomycetaceae bacterium contains the following:
- a CDS encoding O-antigen ligase family protein gives rise to the protein MKGLVFTWLLTVVGVSSSIVSPFYGFIAYVALAILKPDSLWEHSISGGRFSLIVAMSMLLSWGFRGCGNWNLGRARGITLCFIGFWIWAILGALTADVPGPAWFFVEEVARILLPFLVGITSIRSVSDLRKLVWVIVLCEGYVCFEMNMWYFRGYNYLWHVGFAGMDNNSVAIGFVAVLGLCIFLFFSAENLLQRVVVVVCAAFIAHAIQFSFSRGAMLAAVLTSGICFFIMQKTTRHYVLFGGGLLLALMVAGPQVRERFLQTFEKKDGKYEASAQSRLDLWKDCYTLFKRDPIMGCGPNHWPLHAESFGWTPYKEAHSLWVQTATEMGIPGISLLAGFYVLCIWRCFWMLRSLTPEDDPLLADFARMTIASLCGFGVAAQFVSLETLEIPYYVNLVGAGTLMLHSRQRRERGRMMEPNSYAIAEPATTGFSNAGFSTAMNVDAADVFSNAEPRPSFDRSGFFNVETESWATGSTHAADWRDQIQPGDQMNQALDDSTSPSLTVALNEFETSDGQSDFSHPDSRVGILN
- a CDS encoding lipopolysaccharide biosynthesis protein, which produces MKPVRDLLKHSSIYAIGQILTRMASVMLLPLYTNKLSPADYGVTAILDLTSSILALLIGSGMATAVTRSHFDDDSESHRDRVWWTGLAFVSVAALCVLGPLWLGRQWLSDLTLGHSQIDGAWFYSLTLMTTWAYVIGNVCDTYLRVQKWSGTFVLISLLRLLLNIGLNVWFLVGLEMGIRGLLLGNLIASVLYTVALLSVFVRTRGRVTIDMRVAKQMFRFSAPLVVTGLLCMLMHESDRYVVRMYGSMEQVGVYSLAHKIGFAVHTLCLMPFISIWHVAIYDIERQPNAKNLFSRIFTGFVSGLGVLLLGASLIVHPVLPLLTPDAYGDAIELVSVILLGFFFFGLQIQFEVPALLSKRTQLMVPGSVLGVIVNIAGNLLLVPVMGVWGAAWIGVATYAVSSLTIYAMCRNVYRIEYPWTRSLLTIAGLVATYLSVRFGVFPKTGFWGQVAVSIAVCAVWASALVGKDLLEWWQSRQESSVDVIEHSKVPGPSRDLTRV
- a CDS encoding acyltransferase, translated to MRRLLKTICNCLCGLVVAPAVVLFRLQSQMGQRDAFCGWMQFLSLLPGRMGVLLRHAFLRCTSGGCGKDAHVGFGTLFSHAGVSIGARSYIGNACSIGEVTIEDDVLIASHVSIMNGCQQHGTERLDVPIREQAGVYLPVTIGQNSWIGERAIVAASVGRHCIIGAGSLILKPVPDFCVAVGVPARVVRDRRVTVHGPMAESDDTLEEQIVSDVEITIGEMNSVGRLRNEGLPLKDCPAD
- a CDS encoding formylglycine-generating enzyme family protein, which codes for MKNPFIAFACLGLTTAAVFFAMLHENAGDSAPTPPPAAQSQTEPVDGATDPSSSTEAPVLVDEPVSKDPRLKGMVWVPGGSFEMGSRDGAPDEMPVHTVQLDGFWMDKYEVTNRDFQAFVDATGYVTTAEQPPKLRSIDPESNLKDIAILEEFNQPGSICSLQLSSRDDIDPEKGAYSWWQYVAGADWKHPEGKESNIDDRQNHPVVHVSWLDVQEYCQWAGKTLPSEAQWEYAARGGRQNQTYPWGKERNPDGKWLHNIWQGEFPVTNTEADGFRQTSPVGAFPANEFGLFDMSGNVWEWCADYYQPAYYTESPIRNPPGPSKSFDPQEPGIIKRVQRGGSFMCSEQYCVGYRVSSRMKGEQDTGAFHTGFRCVVTPEMLKSTLVSSTP